A stretch of Dysidea avara chromosome 5, odDysAvar1.4, whole genome shotgun sequence DNA encodes these proteins:
- the LOC136256614 gene encoding uncharacterized protein isoform X1, with product MPSKEAARKSRKKENNRAYYEAHRESILSERKDKYSSECRSQRHANEYYKNVTASREKSAEATKTSFKNDLAKSRIESAERQREYYYQDLEKSRTEVAKKKREHYHQDLEKSRVDSAESTKEHYRKDVAKSRATTRSSTSKYYFSNIEKLCKESKHRYLLKPPTESQMHSCVDSMIKGLLQQKETCSAIVNRFTELFYSIVDEMSLTTRKKTACRIVSRKLMHEALSTRKTSVGVLLRSLRKISGIHLVSEDDLEIQLHSSASEPYYYETAYKFSAPEEVTIVDHDNRCLVTRSKSPDPQECPLYSTVIPVDERGCCVLAEEVGTGRTSDDRPKSWRCSELCKQLTDEEMDEILQIKLAFERPLEEVRAFLQDLDSGCEHGHYTKMLHDGWATESNDDDGDASEVGVQNVMGHPLPCASGYCNSHLRLLRQAAVHYPVIRSLLANIYSAKRSSDLVHLIDTTLQSGDVDSMKNAIKCNDLCNFLSKSSSDQKSIESSLSSSVDDTGDIEESMEVKYAETICDFEKKLKEDAEYPCCSCEQCT from the exons atgccttcgaaggaagcggcgcggaagagtagaaagaaggagaataacagggcgtactatgaagctcatagagagtctatactctcagagagaaaggacaagtacagcagtgaatgccgatcacagcgtcatgctaatgagtactacaaaaatgtaacagcgtCGCGTGAGAAATCAGCTGAAGCCACCAAAACATCATTTAAAAACGATTTGGCAAAGTCTCGCATTGAGTCAGCAGAAAGGCAAAGGGAATACTACtatcaagacttggaaaagtctcGCACTGAAGTTGCAAAAAAGAAAAGGGAAcactaccatcaagacttggaaaagtctcGTGTGGATTCTGCAGAGAGCACTAAAGAACATTACCGCAAGGATGTTGCCAAATCCCGTGCTACTACTAGATCCTCAACCAGCAAGTACTACTTTTCTAATATTGAGAAACTGTGCAAAGAATCTAAACACAG GTACTTGCTTAAGCCGCCTACTGAATCTCAAATGCATTCGTGTGTGGATAGCATGATCAAGGGTCTCTTGCAGCAGAAGGAAACATGCTCTGCAATTGTCAATAGATTTACAGAACTGTTTTACTCCATTGTAGATGAAATGTCACTTACCACCAGGAAAAAGACTGCTTGTAGAATAGTATCCAGAAAGCTCATGCATGAAGCACTGTCAACTAGGAAAACCAGTGTTGGGGTACTTTTAAGAAGTCTTAGGAAAATTTCAGGTATCCACCTAGTCAGTGAAGATGACTTGGAAATACAATTACACTCTTCAGCTTCTGAGCCATACTACTATGAGACTGCCTACAAGTTCTCAGCTCCTGAAGAGGTTACAATTGTTGACCATGATAACAGATGTCTTGTGACCAGGTCAAAGTCCCCTGATCCACAGGAGTGTCCTTTGTACAGCACTGTGATTCCGGTTGATGAGAGAGGGTGTTGTGTGTTAGCTGAAGAAGTTGGCACAGGTAGAACCAGTGATGACCGCCCTAAAAGCTGGAGGTGCAGCGAACTCTGTAAACAACTGACTGATGAAGAGATGGATGAAATCCTACAAATCAAGTTGGCATTTGAAAGGCCCTTAGAAGAAGTTCGGGCTTTTCTTCAAGATCTAGATAGTGGCTGTGAACATGGCCATTACACGAAAATGCTTCATGATGGATGGGCAACAGAAAGTAATGATGATGACGGTGATGCCTCTGAAGTGGGAGTGCAAAATGTTATGGGCCATCCCCTACCATGTGCTTCTGGATATTGTAATAGTCATCTGAGGCTTCTAAGGCAGGCTGCAGTTCACTATCCTGTCATACGCAGCCTGCTTGCTAACATCTACAGTGCTAAGAGAAGCAGTGATTTGGTTCATTTAATTGACACTACTTTGCAAAGTGGAGATGTCGATAGTATGAAAAATGCCATCAAATGCAATGATCTCTGCAATTTTCTATCAAAAAGTTCCTCAGATCAGAAAAGCATTGAATCATCACTGTCTTCCTCAGTTGATGATACTGGAGACATTGAGGAGTCAATGGAGGTCAAATATGCCGAAACCATTTGTGACTTTGAGAAGAAACTAAAAGAGGATGCTGAATACCCGTGCTGTTCATGTGAACAATGCACTTGA
- the LOC136256614 gene encoding uncharacterized protein isoform X2, with protein sequence MPSKEAARKSRKKENNRAYYEAHRESILSERKDKYSSECRSQRHANEYYKNVTASREKSAEATKTSFKNDLAKSRIESAERQREYYYQDLEKSRTEVAKKKREHYHQDLEKSRVDSAESTKEHYRKDVAKSRATTRSSTSKYYFSNIEKLCKESKHRYLLKPPTESQMHSCVDSMIKGLLQQKETCSAIVNRFTELFYSIVDEMSLTTRKKTACRIVSRKLMHEALSTRKTSVGVLLRSLRKISASEPYYYETAYKFSAPEEVTIVDHDNRCLVTRSKSPDPQECPLYSTVIPVDERGCCVLAEEVGTGRTSDDRPKSWRCSELCKQLTDEEMDEILQIKLAFERPLEEVRAFLQDLDSGCEHGHYTKMLHDGWATESNDDDGDASEVGVQNVMGHPLPCASGYCNSHLRLLRQAAVHYPVIRSLLANIYSAKRSSDLVHLIDTTLQSGDVDSMKNAIKCNDLCNFLSKSSSDQKSIESSLSSSVDDTGDIEESMEVKYAETICDFEKKLKEDAEYPCCSCEQCT encoded by the exons atgccttcgaaggaagcggcgcggaagagtagaaagaaggagaataacagggcgtactatgaagctcatagagagtctatactctcagagagaaaggacaagtacagcagtgaatgccgatcacagcgtcatgctaatgagtactacaaaaatgtaacagcgtCGCGTGAGAAATCAGCTGAAGCCACCAAAACATCATTTAAAAACGATTTGGCAAAGTCTCGCATTGAGTCAGCAGAAAGGCAAAGGGAATACTACtatcaagacttggaaaagtctcGCACTGAAGTTGCAAAAAAGAAAAGGGAAcactaccatcaagacttggaaaagtctcGTGTGGATTCTGCAGAGAGCACTAAAGAACATTACCGCAAGGATGTTGCCAAATCCCGTGCTACTACTAGATCCTCAACCAGCAAGTACTACTTTTCTAATATTGAGAAACTGTGCAAAGAATCTAAACACAG GTACTTGCTTAAGCCGCCTACTGAATCTCAAATGCATTCGTGTGTGGATAGCATGATCAAGGGTCTCTTGCAGCAGAAGGAAACATGCTCTGCAATTGTCAATAGATTTACAGAACTGTTTTACTCCATTGTAGATGAAATGTCACTTACCACCAGGAAAAAGACTGCTTGTAGAATAGTATCCAGAAAGCTCATGCATGAAGCACTGTCAACTAGGAAAACCAGTGTTGGGGTACTTTTAAGAAGTCTTAGGAAAATTTCAG CTTCTGAGCCATACTACTATGAGACTGCCTACAAGTTCTCAGCTCCTGAAGAGGTTACAATTGTTGACCATGATAACAGATGTCTTGTGACCAGGTCAAAGTCCCCTGATCCACAGGAGTGTCCTTTGTACAGCACTGTGATTCCGGTTGATGAGAGAGGGTGTTGTGTGTTAGCTGAAGAAGTTGGCACAGGTAGAACCAGTGATGACCGCCCTAAAAGCTGGAGGTGCAGCGAACTCTGTAAACAACTGACTGATGAAGAGATGGATGAAATCCTACAAATCAAGTTGGCATTTGAAAGGCCCTTAGAAGAAGTTCGGGCTTTTCTTCAAGATCTAGATAGTGGCTGTGAACATGGCCATTACACGAAAATGCTTCATGATGGATGGGCAACAGAAAGTAATGATGATGACGGTGATGCCTCTGAAGTGGGAGTGCAAAATGTTATGGGCCATCCCCTACCATGTGCTTCTGGATATTGTAATAGTCATCTGAGGCTTCTAAGGCAGGCTGCAGTTCACTATCCTGTCATACGCAGCCTGCTTGCTAACATCTACAGTGCTAAGAGAAGCAGTGATTTGGTTCATTTAATTGACACTACTTTGCAAAGTGGAGATGTCGATAGTATGAAAAATGCCATCAAATGCAATGATCTCTGCAATTTTCTATCAAAAAGTTCCTCAGATCAGAAAAGCATTGAATCATCACTGTCTTCCTCAGTTGATGATACTGGAGACATTGAGGAGTCAATGGAGGTCAAATATGCCGAAACCATTTGTGACTTTGAGAAGAAACTAAAAGAGGATGCTGAATACCCGTGCTGTTCATGTGAACAATGCACTTGA
- the LOC136255080 gene encoding immunoglobulin domain-containing protein oig-4-like, whose amino-acid sequence MTTPYSIHKAYSSFVVIPVANSSYNGIYTCGVGRDLSSTVYATTVEIVAVTKPVINLTVKSQAYNIGHTAVFSCQATGKPVPFIDWYFNGAKVNTTSSVKYSLSSPISTDYVHSTLIILKVTSLDAGTYTCNQYGWQCY is encoded by the exons ATGACTACTCCTTACTCAATACACAAAGCATATTCATCATTTGTGGTCATCCCTGTTGCAAACAGTTCCTACAATGGCATATATACTTGTGGTGTTGGAAGAGATCTATCAAGTACGGTTTATGCTACTACAGTAGAAATTGTTGCAGTTACTAAACCAG TTATCAACTTAACAGTGAAAAGCCAAGCATACAACATCGGTCATACAGCTGTATTTTCATGTCAAGCTACTGGTAAACCAGTTCCATTCATAGATTGGTATTTCAATGGTGCTAAAGTGAACACAACCAGTTCTGTGAAATATTCTTTATCATCACCAATATCTACAGATTATGTTCACAGTACACTGATAATTTTGAAGGTTACTTCGTTGGATGCTGGAACATATACATGTAATCAATATGGCTGGCAGTGTTACTAG